One window from the genome of Spiractinospora alimapuensis encodes:
- a CDS encoding ABC transporter substrate-binding protein yields MALVRWRTPAALTVVVLTGTLTACGDGGEVDAFTLGYFPNITHAPALVGVEQGTFADALGEDVAFDTQTFNAGPDAINALFSGEVDATFIGPNPAINGWAESEGTALRIVAGSTSRGGALVTQPDITSVEDLEGATLSTPQLGNTQDVALRYWAAEQGWDFDTEGGGDISIVPQENPEIISAFVDGEIDGAWVPEPHASRLVLEGDGNVLVDETDEWPDTDGEFVTTHLIVNADFLDNHPEAVERLVAGHVETVDWINDNPAEARDVANTHFEALSGAPLNDAVLESAFDNLEFTVDPIADSLRGSAEHAEEVGLLDPVDLDGIYALDPLNTVLDERGDTTVAGFSGSTG; encoded by the coding sequence ATGGCTCTTGTCCGGTGGCGGACGCCCGCCGCGCTCACCGTCGTCGTCCTGACGGGGACCCTCACCGCCTGCGGGGACGGTGGCGAGGTCGACGCCTTCACACTCGGCTACTTCCCCAACATCACCCACGCCCCCGCGCTGGTCGGAGTGGAACAGGGCACGTTCGCCGACGCGCTCGGCGAGGACGTCGCCTTCGACACCCAGACCTTCAACGCCGGCCCCGACGCGATCAACGCCCTGTTCTCCGGCGAGGTCGACGCCACGTTCATCGGCCCCAACCCCGCCATCAACGGCTGGGCGGAGTCGGAGGGCACCGCGCTGCGGATCGTCGCCGGCTCCACGTCGCGCGGCGGAGCCCTCGTCACCCAGCCCGACATCACCTCCGTCGAGGACTTGGAAGGGGCCACCCTCTCCACCCCGCAGCTCGGCAACACCCAGGACGTCGCCCTGCGGTACTGGGCGGCCGAGCAGGGGTGGGACTTCGACACCGAGGGCGGCGGGGACATCTCCATCGTCCCGCAGGAGAACCCGGAGATCATCAGCGCGTTCGTGGACGGAGAGATCGACGGAGCCTGGGTGCCGGAGCCACACGCGAGCCGACTCGTCCTGGAGGGCGACGGCAACGTGCTGGTCGACGAGACCGACGAGTGGCCCGACACCGACGGCGAGTTCGTCACCACCCACCTGATCGTCAACGCCGACTTCCTCGACAACCACCCCGAGGCCGTCGAGCGCCTCGTGGCGGGACACGTCGAGACCGTCGACTGGATCAACGACAACCCCGCCGAGGCGCGGGACGTGGCCAACACCCACTTCGAGGCGCTGAGCGGGGCGCCACTCAACGACGCGGTACTGGAGTCGGCCTTCGACAACCTGGAGTTCACCGTGGACCCGATCGCCGACTCGCTGCGCGGCAGCGCCGAGCACGCGGAGGAGGTGGGGCTGCTGGACCCCGTCGACCTGGACGGGATCTACGCCTTGGACCCGCTGAACACCGTGCTGGACGAGCGGGGCGACACCACCGTCGCGGGATTCTCCGGATCCACCGGATGA
- a CDS encoding ABC transporter permease has translation MPAEPRGKGSVPAATDDARRVEGLDALELVSTRGAGGGLLGPAGRAWQASWPKLLAVALALAAWQLVVWSGWKPEFVLPGPDRVLPALAAEVASPEFWEAVRVTMRRAVTGFLLAVAVGAALGIAVARFAPLRSAIGSIITGLQTMPSIVWFPFAMLLYGINESAIMFVIVLGAAPSIANGLISGIDYTPPVLLRAGNVMGLRGVTRYRLLTIPAALPLFVSGLKQGWAFAWRSLMAGELLVIINQQNSIGWALSQARAMNDAERLLSYIIIVLVIGLLIDLLFSRADRSIRRRWGLEQSG, from the coding sequence ATGCCGGCTGAGCCCCGGGGGAAGGGGTCGGTTCCAGCGGCCACCGACGACGCCAGGCGCGTCGAGGGCCTGGACGCGTTGGAGCTCGTGTCCACCCGTGGCGCCGGTGGCGGACTCCTCGGCCCGGCCGGGCGCGCCTGGCAGGCTTCCTGGCCCAAACTGCTGGCGGTCGCGCTCGCCCTCGCCGCGTGGCAGCTGGTGGTGTGGAGCGGATGGAAACCGGAGTTCGTGCTCCCTGGCCCGGACCGAGTGCTGCCCGCCCTCGCCGCGGAGGTCGCCTCGCCGGAGTTCTGGGAGGCGGTGCGCGTCACGATGCGCCGCGCCGTCACCGGGTTCCTGCTCGCCGTCGCGGTCGGGGCCGCGTTGGGGATCGCGGTCGCCCGGTTCGCGCCGCTGCGCTCCGCGATCGGGTCGATCATCACCGGCCTGCAGACGATGCCGTCGATCGTGTGGTTTCCCTTCGCGATGCTGCTCTACGGCATCAATGAGTCCGCCATCATGTTCGTCATCGTCCTCGGCGCCGCCCCGTCGATCGCCAACGGCCTGATCTCCGGCATCGACTACACACCGCCCGTGCTCCTGCGCGCCGGCAACGTCATGGGCCTGCGCGGGGTGACGCGGTACCGACTGCTCACGATCCCCGCCGCGCTTCCCCTGTTCGTCAGTGGGCTCAAGCAGGGGTGGGCGTTCGCCTGGCGTTCGCTCATGGCGGGTGAGCTGCTGGTGATCATCAACCAACAGAACTCGATCGGTTGGGCCCTCAGCCAGGCACGCGCCATGAACGACGCCGAACGGCTCCTCAGCTACATCATCATCGTTCTGGTGATCGGCCTGCTCATCGACCTACTGTTCAGTCGCGCCGACCGGTCGATCCGCCGCCGGTGGGGCCTGGAACAGAGTGGGTGA
- a CDS encoding ABC transporter ATP-binding protein, translating into MSVDQPTQQRTPVGDAVSVAGVTKVFGHGGGAVTAIDGVDLTARVGEFVSILGASGCGKSTLLSLVAGLDAPTRGAVSVGEHRVSMMFQEPALFPWLTVAGNIEVPLRVRKLAKPARRRRAEELLDLVRLGGMARKRPHELSGGMRQRVALARALAQDADVLLMDEPFGALDAMTRDILHDELERIWHERNLTVLFVTHNVREAVRLGDRVVLLSSRPGRIIEEFPVEEERPRRIDSVRTAERAALITDRLREEVSRHAG; encoded by the coding sequence ATGAGCGTCGACCAGCCCACCCAACAACGGACCCCCGTCGGGGACGCGGTCTCGGTCGCCGGCGTGACCAAGGTGTTCGGGCACGGCGGTGGCGCCGTCACCGCGATCGACGGGGTGGACCTCACCGCCAGGGTCGGGGAGTTCGTCTCCATCCTCGGTGCGTCGGGCTGTGGGAAGAGCACCCTGCTGTCCCTCGTCGCCGGCCTTGACGCCCCCACCCGCGGGGCGGTGTCGGTGGGTGAGCATCGGGTGTCCATGATGTTCCAGGAACCGGCCCTGTTCCCGTGGCTCACCGTGGCGGGGAACATCGAGGTTCCGCTGCGCGTGCGCAAGCTTGCCAAGCCGGCCCGACGCCGACGCGCTGAGGAGCTCCTCGACCTGGTGCGCCTGGGCGGCATGGCGCGGAAACGCCCACACGAACTGTCCGGCGGCATGCGGCAACGCGTGGCGCTCGCGCGGGCCCTCGCCCAGGACGCCGACGTGCTCCTGATGGACGAGCCGTTCGGCGCGCTGGACGCGATGACCCGCGACATCCTGCACGACGAGCTCGAGCGCATCTGGCACGAGCGGAATCTGACCGTCCTGTTCGTGACCCACAACGTGCGTGAGGCCGTGCGGCTCGGCGACCGGGTCGTCCTGTTGTCCAGCCGCCCGGGACGGATCATCGAGGAGTTTCCGGTGGAGGAGGAGCGGCCACGGCGGATCGACTCCGTGCGCACGGCCGAGCGGGCCGCCCTGATCACCGACCGGCTGCGGGAGGAGGTGAGCCGCCATGCCGGCTGA
- a CDS encoding ATP-binding protein, translated as MRFGVLGPLAVWTDDHTAVPVPEALVRRLLGALLLADGGPVGSDGLADALWGDDVPATMGNALQAKVSRLRHVLDRAEPNGRKRLSLTPAGYHLELAPGDVDAVRFAELVRRARADRDPTDRARRLDEALGLWRGPVLAEFRDEAFVAAEAERLDEAWLAAVEDLAAARLDLGDPTEVVTTLAAPAARHPFRERLHALRMRALYRAGQQASALEVYHETRRRLGEDLGVAPGAELQAVYSEVLNQEPVPAPTLPEDTAARGNIPVPLTELVGRDDALAQLTALTASRRLVTLVGTGGVGKTRLATATAHGTVTDAWFVDLGGLDAGASASDIAGRVSVTLGIRGDTSSGPRGVDTLTRLTSALAARETLVVLDNCEHVVAGAAEFVQAVLSASRGAHVLATSREPLGVAGETVWTVPPLDLPPAVVREAPALTGFAAARLFLDRVSDTVPGFTLAPDQVPVVAAICRKLDGLPLALEIAASLMRGFSPHEMLDRLDDRFRLLSSGKHGVPARQRTLRALIDWSWDLLAPAERAVLRRLSVHRDGCTLASAETVCSGAGVTAGDVPALLARLVDQSLVNAEGSGTTRYRLLESVAAYGRERLADAGETTETERRHRVYYRDLVERADLGLRGPDQCEWLSLLDTESANTDAALERAIATDDAEDARRIAVARSWYGFLRGHRQEARTMLDRALRTPGAAPAWVSARARAWRAGLTMLLGTERGEPNTDVEAAFAADDPRGLARARWFLAYAEFGFGDLDESERLLDLALAEFERSGDQWGTAAALSVRADQALFRGDLDALRADAERGAALFVTVGDQWGHLAALGSIGVHHEIAGDTATADDVFAEGERIAEYLGLWPDVSTMLARRGRVAMLRRDHERADELLERARKVADDHGDVAGQEFADVGRAMNARRQGRWTEAESLLRRWLEWNRKLEADYGIALILAELGFLAEERGDADAARRLHRESLAAARRTGDPRAVALALEGLAGAASLSGDHSGAAYLLGTAHSARRSANTPLPARERADVDRSTTRARAALGDDVFTARFAIGTKIDWRTEPPTGERA; from the coding sequence ATGAGGTTCGGTGTCCTGGGTCCGCTCGCGGTGTGGACGGATGACCACACGGCGGTGCCGGTGCCGGAGGCGCTGGTCCGTCGGCTGCTTGGCGCGCTCCTGCTGGCCGACGGTGGGCCGGTGGGTTCGGACGGGCTCGCGGACGCGTTGTGGGGGGACGACGTTCCCGCCACCATGGGCAACGCGCTCCAGGCCAAGGTGTCGCGGCTCCGGCACGTGTTGGACCGGGCGGAGCCCAACGGGCGCAAGCGTCTGTCCCTGACTCCCGCTGGATACCACCTCGAGTTGGCGCCGGGTGACGTCGACGCCGTTCGATTCGCCGAGCTCGTGCGGCGGGCCCGGGCCGACCGGGATCCGACCGATCGTGCCCGCCGGTTGGACGAGGCGCTGGGGCTGTGGCGCGGCCCGGTGCTGGCGGAGTTCCGGGACGAGGCGTTCGTCGCCGCCGAGGCCGAACGCCTCGACGAGGCGTGGCTCGCCGCCGTGGAGGACCTCGCCGCCGCGCGCCTGGATCTGGGTGACCCCACCGAGGTCGTGACCACCCTCGCGGCGCCGGCCGCGCGGCACCCGTTCCGGGAGCGGCTCCACGCACTCCGGATGCGCGCCCTCTATCGGGCCGGACAGCAGGCCTCCGCGCTCGAGGTCTACCACGAGACCCGTCGACGCCTCGGTGAGGACCTCGGCGTGGCCCCCGGAGCGGAGCTCCAGGCCGTGTACTCGGAGGTCCTCAACCAGGAGCCGGTACCGGCCCCCACACTCCCGGAGGACACGGCCGCGCGTGGCAACATCCCCGTCCCACTCACCGAACTGGTGGGACGCGACGACGCGCTCGCCCAGCTCACCGCCCTCACGGCGTCGCGCCGCCTCGTCACGCTCGTGGGGACGGGCGGTGTGGGCAAGACCCGCCTGGCCACGGCGACCGCCCACGGGACCGTCACGGACGCCTGGTTCGTGGACCTGGGCGGCCTCGATGCCGGGGCCTCGGCCTCGGACATCGCCGGTCGGGTGAGCGTCACGCTGGGGATCCGTGGCGACACCTCCTCCGGCCCACGCGGCGTGGACACCCTCACCCGCCTCACTTCGGCACTCGCCGCGCGGGAAACGCTGGTCGTGCTGGACAACTGTGAACACGTGGTGGCGGGGGCCGCGGAGTTCGTCCAGGCGGTCCTGTCGGCTTCACGTGGGGCGCACGTGCTGGCCACCAGCCGGGAGCCGCTGGGTGTCGCCGGCGAGACCGTGTGGACCGTCCCTCCTCTCGACCTCCCTCCCGCCGTCGTGCGGGAGGCCCCGGCCCTGACGGGTTTCGCGGCCGCGCGACTGTTCCTCGACCGGGTTTCCGATACGGTGCCGGGCTTCACGTTGGCGCCGGACCAGGTGCCGGTTGTCGCCGCCATCTGCCGGAAACTGGACGGACTCCCGCTGGCCCTGGAGATCGCCGCCAGCCTCATGCGTGGGTTCTCGCCGCACGAGATGTTGGACCGACTGGACGACCGGTTCCGGCTGCTCTCCTCGGGAAAACACGGTGTCCCGGCTCGCCAACGAACTCTGCGGGCGCTGATCGACTGGAGCTGGGACCTGCTCGCGCCCGCGGAACGGGCGGTGCTGCGCCGGCTTTCGGTACACCGGGACGGGTGCACCCTCGCCTCGGCGGAGACGGTGTGCTCGGGAGCCGGGGTGACGGCAGGCGATGTTCCCGCACTGCTCGCGCGTCTGGTTGACCAGTCACTCGTCAACGCGGAAGGTTCTGGCACGACCCGCTATCGACTGCTGGAGTCGGTCGCCGCCTACGGTCGTGAGCGGCTCGCCGACGCCGGGGAGACCACGGAGACCGAACGGCGCCACCGCGTCTACTATCGGGACCTGGTGGAACGGGCCGACCTGGGGCTGCGGGGCCCGGACCAGTGTGAGTGGCTCTCCCTCCTCGACACGGAGTCCGCGAACACGGACGCCGCCCTGGAGCGCGCGATCGCCACGGACGACGCCGAGGACGCGCGACGAATAGCGGTCGCCCGATCCTGGTACGGCTTCCTGCGGGGGCACCGGCAGGAGGCGCGCACCATGCTCGACCGCGCGCTACGCACGCCAGGTGCGGCGCCCGCCTGGGTGAGCGCGCGTGCCCGGGCCTGGCGCGCGGGACTGACGATGTTGCTGGGAACCGAGCGCGGCGAACCGAACACGGACGTGGAGGCCGCCTTCGCCGCCGACGACCCACGAGGACTGGCGCGCGCCCGGTGGTTCCTCGCCTACGCGGAGTTCGGGTTCGGTGACCTGGACGAGAGCGAGCGTCTCCTCGACCTGGCCCTCGCCGAGTTCGAGCGCTCGGGCGACCAGTGGGGCACCGCCGCGGCCCTCAGCGTCCGGGCGGACCAGGCGTTGTTCCGTGGGGACCTCGACGCGTTACGCGCCGACGCGGAGCGCGGCGCCGCCCTGTTCGTGACGGTGGGCGACCAATGGGGGCACCTCGCCGCGCTCGGGTCCATCGGTGTGCATCACGAGATCGCCGGGGACACCGCGACCGCCGACGACGTCTTCGCCGAGGGCGAGCGGATCGCCGAGTACCTGGGGCTCTGGCCCGACGTGTCCACCATGCTCGCGCGACGGGGACGGGTCGCGATGCTGCGGCGCGACCACGAACGGGCCGACGAGCTACTCGAACGCGCCCGAAAGGTGGCCGACGACCACGGGGACGTCGCCGGACAGGAGTTCGCCGACGTGGGACGGGCGATGAACGCCCGCCGTCAGGGGCGCTGGACGGAGGCGGAGTCCCTGCTCCGACGCTGGCTGGAGTGGAACCGGAAGCTGGAGGCGGACTACGGCATCGCGCTGATCCTCGCGGAGCTGGGGTTCCTGGCCGAGGAGCGGGGGGACGCGGACGCGGCGCGACGCCTCCACCGGGAAAGCCTCGCCGCGGCCCGTCGGACCGGTGACCCCCGCGCCGTGGCCCTCGCCCTGGAAGGCCTCGCCGGTGCCGCGTCCCTGTCCGGGGACCATTCCGGAGCCGCGTACCTCCTCGGCACCGCCCACTCCGCCCGCCGGTCCGCCAACACTCCGCTCCCCGCCCGCGAACGCGCCGACGTCGACCGCAGCACGACCCGCGCCCGCGCCGCCCTCGGTGACGACGTCTTCACCGCCAGGTTCGCGATCGGCACGAAGATCGACTGGCGAACCGAACCCCCGACCGGTGAGCGGGCCTAG
- a CDS encoding serine/threonine protein kinase: MAAPPPPMPTELGPLSADDPGSVGPFTVIGRLGAGGMGVVYGGLDTNGRCVAIKVIAARHAAEAEFRTRFAQEIALVRGLRATCAPAFLGAEEGGDEPWLATEFVPGRTLREHVAAFGPLRGAHLQAFAVGVAEGLSALHGAGVTHRDLKPGNVVLSPDGPKVLDFGIAHAGGDPTDDPNRGMGTPGWMAPERMAGRPADPANDVYCWGLLVAFAATGTHVFGDVPSTEVAARIRDGHPPDLSRLPSRISSLVGAALSVDPTERPTAESIGWVLLGERPSAAPPSSPASAAGDETTGTGRTEPTVELGGAPASPSALSTALVPLLRDLWVGIDAAGHDPHAWRTLAVASGGAAAVGVGAGAGPTVTKGATSAAKSATLAKGGAAVVTAGAVVAGGYFAIDAIRGTPTTDDTPAAANAPSPSSAPETPSPSEDQDEDPDGQEFAFRNLTMWVPEDWTETEDAYLIEDALVLDTHNPDCVEPPGDDPAAYAAAVSHCGHVVLYGPDRIHADEPDSIWTPLSENVEPANRTDVGFCVPGMEFLESGPQDGTALTEDLVPIGDRDAYYREWAGTCGPNPDIAIPELETGAYPYRYLLRSWYLPESEIFVVDEWQTPGIEEILADAAME; this comes from the coding sequence ATGGCCGCCCCGCCGCCCCCAATGCCGACAGAGCTTGGTCCCCTGAGCGCGGATGACCCGGGTTCGGTGGGCCCGTTCACGGTCATCGGCCGGCTTGGCGCCGGAGGCATGGGCGTGGTGTACGGGGGGCTCGACACCAACGGGCGGTGCGTGGCTATCAAGGTGATCGCCGCGCGGCACGCCGCCGAAGCGGAGTTCCGTACTCGATTCGCGCAGGAGATCGCGCTGGTGCGGGGGCTGCGGGCGACGTGCGCCCCCGCCTTTCTCGGGGCAGAGGAAGGCGGCGACGAACCGTGGCTGGCCACCGAGTTCGTCCCCGGGCGTACCCTGCGTGAGCACGTCGCGGCGTTCGGGCCGCTGCGGGGGGCGCACCTGCAGGCCTTCGCGGTGGGCGTCGCGGAGGGGCTGAGCGCGCTCCACGGGGCCGGAGTCACCCACCGGGACCTGAAACCCGGCAACGTCGTCCTCTCTCCCGACGGGCCGAAGGTGCTGGACTTCGGGATCGCCCACGCGGGCGGCGACCCGACGGACGACCCGAACCGAGGAATGGGAACTCCCGGCTGGATGGCACCGGAACGGATGGCGGGGCGGCCGGCGGACCCCGCCAACGACGTCTACTGCTGGGGACTGCTGGTGGCCTTCGCCGCCACGGGGACGCACGTCTTCGGCGACGTCCCCTCGACGGAGGTCGCCGCCCGCATCCGGGACGGGCATCCCCCGGACCTGAGCCGGTTGCCGTCCAGGATCTCCTCCCTGGTGGGGGCCGCCCTCTCCGTCGACCCGACGGAGCGCCCCACGGCGGAGAGCATCGGTTGGGTCCTGCTCGGCGAGCGGCCCTCGGCAGCACCGCCGTCGTCCCCCGCCTCCGCGGCGGGGGACGAGACCACGGGGACGGGACGAACCGAGCCCACCGTGGAACTCGGTGGCGCTCCAGCCAGCCCCTCGGCGCTGTCCACGGCCTTGGTTCCGCTGCTCCGTGATCTGTGGGTCGGGATCGACGCCGCCGGCCACGACCCCCACGCCTGGCGAACCTTGGCGGTGGCGTCCGGAGGCGCGGCGGCCGTAGGCGTGGGAGCCGGAGCGGGGCCTACCGTGACCAAGGGCGCCACCTCGGCCGCGAAGTCGGCGACACTCGCCAAGGGCGGCGCGGCGGTGGTCACGGCCGGTGCCGTCGTCGCCGGCGGATACTTTGCGATCGACGCGATACGCGGCACTCCCACGACCGACGACACACCCGCGGCCGCGAACGCTCCTAGCCCGTCCAGCGCGCCGGAGACTCCCAGCCCGAGCGAGGACCAGGACGAGGACCCCGACGGGCAGGAGTTCGCCTTCCGCAACCTGACCATGTGGGTGCCCGAGGACTGGACCGAGACCGAGGACGCGTACCTGATCGAGGACGCCCTGGTGCTCGACACCCACAATCCGGACTGTGTGGAGCCCCCGGGCGACGACCCGGCCGCCTACGCGGCGGCGGTGAGTCACTGCGGTCACGTCGTACTGTACGGACCGGACCGGATCCACGCCGACGAACCCGACTCGATCTGGACTCCCCTGAGCGAGAACGTGGAGCCCGCCAACCGCACCGACGTCGGTTTCTGCGTGCCTGGCATGGAGTTCCTCGAGTCCGGCCCACAGGACGGCACGGCCCTGACCGAGGACCTCGTCCCCATCGGTGACCGGGACGCCTACTACCGAGAGTGGGCCGGCACCTGTGGACCCAACCCCGATATCGCCATCCCCGAACTCGAGACCGGCGCCTACCCCTACCGGTACCTGCTGCGCTCCTGGTACCTGCCCGAGTCCGAGATCTTCGTCGTCGACGAGTGGCAGACGCCGGGGATCGAGGAGATCCTCGCCGACGCTGCGATGGAGTAG
- a CDS encoding TetR/AcrR family transcriptional regulator yields the protein MSDKRNYHYGNLRAAVLERAARVIEERGPDGFSLRSLAADLGVSHTAPRHHFGSRTGVFTALATEGHNGLAARVRESREQGGGFLEAGVAYVQYAVEHPAHFHVMFAPTLLDSSDPELAEAKRASFQELQAGATSTLARENTDDAPAVALAGWAIAHGIATLALSGNLDSSGIRTMFAEQDLASITRRSAGQLFSSRPSPEEEP from the coding sequence GTGTCAGACAAGAGGAACTACCACTACGGAAATCTGCGGGCGGCCGTGCTGGAACGGGCCGCGCGGGTCATCGAGGAGCGGGGGCCGGACGGTTTCAGTCTGCGCTCGCTCGCGGCTGACCTGGGAGTGAGTCACACCGCGCCGCGGCACCACTTCGGCAGCCGCACGGGTGTGTTCACCGCCCTGGCGACCGAGGGGCACAACGGCCTGGCGGCGCGGGTTCGGGAGTCGCGGGAGCAGGGGGGCGGCTTCCTCGAGGCCGGTGTGGCGTACGTGCAATACGCGGTGGAGCATCCGGCGCACTTCCACGTCATGTTCGCCCCGACGCTCCTGGACTCCAGCGATCCGGAGCTCGCCGAGGCGAAACGCGCCTCGTTCCAGGAGCTGCAGGCCGGGGCGACGTCCACGTTGGCGCGGGAGAACACCGACGACGCCCCCGCCGTCGCGCTCGCCGGGTGGGCCATCGCGCACGGCATCGCGACACTCGCGTTGAGCGGAAACCTGGACTCCAGCGGGATCCGGACCATGTTCGCCGAGCAGGACCTCGCCAGCATCACCCGCCGCAGCGCCGGCCAACTCTTCTCCTCACGCCCATCCCCAGAGGAGGAACCATGA
- a CDS encoding GNAT family N-acetyltransferase, with product MESLETARLILAPWEDRFREELVQLSADPQVVRFVLNGQTWSREFATRRHQAHIDHWARHGFGWRGMLERGSGEFLGVAAINLLLAPLPGVDPEALEIGWWISPRAWGRGIATEAATAIRDAAFTELDANTLVARVQPVNTGSVRVASKIGMRWVTRLTGDFGESVDVYRLDRAEWNMPPVET from the coding sequence ATGGAATCGCTGGAGACCGCCAGACTGATTCTCGCCCCCTGGGAGGACCGGTTCCGCGAGGAGCTCGTCCAACTGTCCGCGGACCCCCAGGTGGTTCGGTTCGTCCTGAACGGGCAGACGTGGAGTCGGGAGTTCGCCACACGGCGGCACCAGGCCCACATCGACCACTGGGCGCGGCACGGGTTCGGCTGGCGCGGAATGCTGGAGCGTGGCAGCGGCGAGTTCCTTGGTGTGGCCGCGATCAACCTGCTCCTCGCACCCCTGCCCGGAGTCGACCCGGAGGCACTGGAGATCGGCTGGTGGATATCCCCTCGGGCGTGGGGGAGGGGGATCGCCACCGAAGCCGCGACGGCGATCCGTGACGCGGCCTTCACGGAGCTCGACGCGAACACGCTCGTGGCGCGGGTCCAGCCGGTCAACACGGGGTCCGTTCGCGTCGCGAGCAAGATCGGCATGCGCTGGGTGACGCGGTTGACCGGTGATTTCGGTGAGTCGGTCGACGTGTACCGCCTGGACCGCGCCGAGTGGAACATGCCGCCGGTCGAGACGTGA
- a CDS encoding NAD(P)-dependent oxidoreductase, which yields MPTTERTPVTVLGLGNMGAKLAHTLLKAGYPVTVWNRSPDKAGPLVAAGAHQATTVEEAVTASPLLITCLLDHDSVHHVLDPVAGHLRGRTLVELTTSAPEGARELSTWAEGHGVAGFLDGGIMATPDMIPGPHAFILYSGSERSYRAYESTLAAIATPHFIGADPGIAALYDLALLNGMYGMFGGLLQALALVDSEGVDLEEFASELLLPWMRGVIASFPESARQAAHGDYGGTGSTLAMQASASGMAGVAEDLGVNGELMRPIDELMRRRVADGHGDDDFMSVFELVRHPDRRIAG from the coding sequence ATGCCAACCACGGAACGAACCCCGGTCACCGTCCTGGGCCTGGGAAACATGGGGGCCAAACTCGCCCACACCCTGCTGAAGGCCGGTTACCCGGTGACCGTGTGGAACCGTAGCCCCGACAAGGCCGGCCCCCTGGTCGCCGCCGGTGCCCACCAGGCGACCACCGTGGAGGAGGCCGTGACGGCGAGCCCACTCCTGATCACCTGCCTGCTGGACCACGACAGTGTGCACCACGTCCTGGACCCGGTGGCGGGGCATCTCCGAGGCCGCACGCTCGTCGAGCTGACCACCTCCGCCCCGGAGGGGGCACGGGAGCTGTCCACCTGGGCCGAGGGCCACGGGGTGGCGGGTTTCCTGGACGGCGGAATCATGGCGACGCCGGACATGATCCCGGGGCCGCACGCGTTCATCCTGTACAGCGGATCGGAGCGGAGCTACCGCGCGTACGAGTCGACCCTCGCGGCCATCGCCACACCGCACTTCATCGGGGCGGACCCGGGGATCGCGGCCCTCTACGACCTTGCCTTGCTGAACGGAATGTACGGCATGTTCGGCGGGTTGCTGCAGGCGCTCGCCCTCGTGGACTCCGAAGGTGTCGACCTGGAGGAGTTCGCGTCGGAGCTTCTCCTTCCGTGGATGCGGGGCGTCATCGCGTCGTTCCCGGAGTCGGCCCGGCAGGCGGCGCACGGGGACTACGGCGGCACCGGCTCCACATTGGCCATGCAGGCGTCGGCGTCGGGCATGGCGGGGGTCGCCGAAGACCTCGGTGTCAACGGCGAGCTCATGCGACCGATCGACGAGCTGATGCGTCGTCGGGTGGCCGACGGACACGGTGACGACGACTTCATGAGCGTCTTCGAGCTGGTGCGCCACCCCGATCGGCGCATCGCCGGCTGA
- a CDS encoding NAD(P)-dependent oxidoreductase — MTDKTPVTVLGLGPMGSALAGTFVDAGHPTTVWNRTASKAEPLVEKGARHARSAAEAVAASELVVVNVMNYAAVRAIVEPIAADLRGRTLVNLTADLTDRARDMAEWAAGHGINYIDGAIMTPTESIGGPGAVFIYSGDEELYQRWRPSLASLGGTHSHLGSDHGRAAAYDAALLDFFWTSMNGLMHAFALARAEGVSATELTPFAQGIGQLTVDLAPDLASRADGGNFPGEGSLIESNADSMGHLIEASEARGIDASVLRAAKAIADKAVAEGHGKEDYARVVEMYERGAF, encoded by the coding sequence ATGACGGACAAGACGCCGGTGACGGTGCTGGGGCTCGGGCCGATGGGGTCGGCGCTGGCCGGCACCTTCGTGGACGCGGGGCACCCCACCACTGTGTGGAACCGCACCGCGAGCAAGGCGGAGCCGCTGGTCGAGAAGGGCGCCCGCCATGCCCGCAGTGCTGCCGAGGCCGTGGCCGCCAGCGAGCTCGTCGTGGTCAACGTGATGAACTACGCCGCGGTGCGGGCCATCGTCGAGCCGATCGCCGCCGACCTGAGGGGGCGGACCCTGGTCAACCTCACCGCGGACCTCACGGACCGCGCGCGGGACATGGCCGAGTGGGCGGCCGGTCACGGGATCAACTACATCGACGGGGCCATCATGACCCCGACCGAATCCATCGGTGGCCCGGGAGCCGTCTTCATCTACAGCGGTGACGAGGAGCTCTATCAGCGTTGGCGGCCGTCGCTCGCCAGCCTCGGCGGTACCCACAGCCACCTCGGATCGGACCACGGCCGGGCGGCCGCGTACGACGCCGCGCTGCTCGACTTCTTCTGGACCTCGATGAACGGCCTCATGCACGCCTTCGCGCTCGCCCGGGCCGAGGGCGTCTCCGCCACCGAGCTGACCCCCTTCGCGCAGGGGATCGGACAGCTCACCGTCGATCTTGCGCCCGACCTCGCGTCGCGGGCCGACGGCGGGAACTTCCCCGGCGAGGGCTCCCTCATCGAGTCCAACGCCGACAGCATGGGCCACCTGATCGAGGCCTCCGAAGCGCGCGGCATCGACGCCAGCGTGCTGCGCGCCGCCAAGGCGATCGCCGACAAGGCCGTGGCCGAGGGCCACGGCAAGGAGGACTACGCACGTGTGGTCGAGATGTACGAGCGCGGCGCGTTCTGA